From a single Arachis hypogaea cultivar Tifrunner unplaced genomic scaffold, arahy.Tifrunner.gnm2.J5K5 arahy.Tifrunner.gnm2.scaffold_54, whole genome shotgun sequence genomic region:
- the LOC112798104 gene encoding isoflavone-7-O-methyltransferase 6-like, whose translation MASNSLSTNGREVNKIFEGQVHLYKHLFAFFDSLCLKWCVDQSVPNIIHNHGQPMTLHELVSKLQVPTAKISGVHRLMRYLAHIGFFDVVRIQENQEEKEAYALTNSSELLVRGTNHCLSSVVDFVLDPSILTSYHHLGKWIHDDGDQAPFALALGTGIWDFLSKSPTHMTSFNDATASDSQIINLALKDHGVIFEGLESIVDVAGGTGMVAKHISDTFPHLKCIVFDLPQVVKNLKGTNNLSYVGGDMFQSIPKADAVLLKWILHDWGDNDCLKILNKCKDAISNNKKRGKIIIIDIVIDDGKQDHPDITQAKLQMDLTVTTYYNGKERTTQEWKKLFTEANCQHYKISPLTGYMSLIEVYP comes from the exons ATGGCTTCAAATTCATTATCCACTAATGGCCGTGAAGTAAATAAGATCTTTGAAGGTCAAGTTCATTTGTACAAACACCTTTTTGCCTTCTTTGACTCTCTTTGCCTTAAGTGGTGCGTTGACCAAAGCGTACCAAACATAATTCACAACCATGGTCAACCTATGACTCTTCATGAGTTGGTTTCCAAGTTACAAGTTCCAACGGCTAAGATTAGTGGTGTGCATCGCTTAATGCGTTATCTTGCACACATTGGATTCTTTGATGTAGTTAGAATCcaagaaaatcaagaagaaaaggaagcataTGCTCTAACTAATTCATCGGAGCTTCTTGTTCGAGGCACCAACCATTGTTTATCTTCTGTGGTTGACTTTGTTCTTGACCCCTCTATTTTAACCTCGTACCACCACTTGGGGAAGTGGATTCATGATGATGGAGATCAAGCACCATTTGCCTTGGCCTTAGGAACAG GAATTTGGGACTTTCTTAGCAAAAGTCCTACACATATGACATCCTTCAATGATGCAACTGCTAGTGACTCTCAAATCATAAACTTGGCATTGAAAGATCATGGTGTTATCTTTGAAGGGTTGGAATCAATTGTAGATGTTGCTGGAGGAACTGGAATGGTAGCCAAGCATATCTCTGACACATTTCCACATTTGAAATGCATAGTTTTTGACCTTCCACAGGTTGTAAAAAATCTTAAGGGAACCAATAATTTGAGTTATGTTGGTGGGGACATGTTTCAATCTATCCCTAAGGCTGATGCAGTTTTACTTAAG TGGATTTTACATGATTGGGGTGACAATGATTGCTTGAAGATATTGAACAAGTGCAAAGATGCAATTTCAAATAATAAGAAAAGAGGAAAAATAATTATCATAGATATTGTTATAGACGATGGAAAGCAAGATCACCCTGATATTACTCAAGCAAAACTTCAGATGGATTTAACTGTCACAACATATTATAATGGGAAAGAGAGAACTACACAAGAATGGAAGAAACTTTTTACAGAGGCAAATTGTCAACATTACAAAATTTCACCTTTAACAGGATATATGTCTCTTattgaggtttatccctga